The sequence TTATTGTGGCAACTGAAGCAGGGCATGCTGAAATAGTTGAGTTGTTACTACCCTACGAGCACAGAGACACTAACTCAAGCAGCAGTAGGTCCACAGATGAATCTTCTGCGAAGCGGGTTGAAAAAGGTGAGTGTACATTCTAAACTCTTGATTTAATATAGCCACAATCATCGTTACTGACTAATGTTTTTTTTTAGGAGAAAACGATACTTCACTGTCTAAAGAGGTAGAAGCAGTCACTAACACGGATGCACTTCCCACACAAGATGTGCAGAGAACTGTATCTCCATCCAAACAAGTCAACAATCACATTAAACAAAGTGAACACTAATGCAaccattattatgtatacaagcACTTACATTTCTATACAGAGTCTCCCGAGCTGTCTCTGAAGGTGTTGTCTATGGAACTGAAGACTGTGACTGACCCGATACAACTGGGCGTCGGCCTGGGAGTGGCACAGCATCACCTGGAGATAATAAGGAAAAACAACCCTCAAGGTTTGTGTGTAAAGTGGTGAACTGTTTATCATCGTATTCACATGTGTACTCACAGACATAGGACAGCAACAGTTCGACCTTTTCTCGTTTATTGCCAAGAACTACATGGTGCTGGGGATCACATGGGAGAGGATTGCTGACACTCTGGAGGAGTTGGTGGGCATGGGAGATTTGGCACAGGAAATCAGGAAGAAATTCATCAACTTTACCCAACCTGGGCTTAGTGTCGttgaaggtataattatttgctaacCTGAAATTTAAAATAAACCTTTTTTTATGCAGCTAAACTTGTTGAAGTTAACTGTTTTAAGGAACGTATATCGGAAGGCTTGTTTATTTTCAAAGATAAGCCCATCGGAAGTGGTGCATTTGGCACAGTATTTAGAGGTGAACTGAATGGTGGTTGTTGTGCAGTTAAGGTCCTTCGCTCAGTTGCTGATGAAATCCAAACACAGTTACCAACAGCAAGTCTCGCCTCAACAGATTCTGCTGAGAGGTTTCGGAAAGAATGTGAATTCTTTGAATCCTTTCAacaccccaacattgtccgTCACCTAGCAACTAAGGAATACCCCAAGACTAACCACCTCGTCCTTGCTCTAGAGCTGATGGACTGCAACCTGCGACAATACTTCACTCCTCAGCCTGACAAAGAACCCATCAAGCTCTCGCTAGCTATCCAGACCAGCCTCTGTCATGACATAGCCTCGGCACTCGAGTACATCCACTCACGAGGGGTGGTACACAGGGACCTTTGTGGAGAGAACATTCTGCTGTCCTGTGGAGGGGAAACCCCCGTTGCTAAAGTGTGCGATTTCGGAATGTCTAAAATCACCAAGAGTGATACTCAAAGTGTATCACTGCAAGCATTCGCTCACAAAGGATACATGCCACCAGAAGCTACTGACATGGAGTCATCGTCCTATAACTCGAAATTTGACATCTTCTCATTTGGTGCTCTAATGGTTCAAATTGTCCGCCATCTTCCCACCATTAAAGACGGAAAATATCGTAAATATGAATTGAAACTGATCAATGAAACTCACCCCATCAAGGAACTTATAATTGATTGTTTGAATGAGAACAGAGACGATCGACCATTAGCTGCTCAGCTAAAGAGGAGACTGGCCTAGTGTTATGACTGTCATTGCTATTTACGATGAATATTCCACTTTCATAATGTACATagtgatacatgcatgtgtgtagtgtaTCATTTGTGGGAGAGGGTGAATTACCTTTACAGCCCTTACAGTGATCATATCTAGAACAGATGTCATCTCACCAATGGCTATGATAAGTCTAACCCACATATCCTGTATACCTTGTATGGTAACCACAGCAATAGAGCATTATATGGTATCAAAAAAGTGACCTCAAAGGAACACAAGATAAGATATTaaaatgtactgtatagaGCAAAAAGATAAATTTCGTGCTCTCTAAAAGCGTTTCGTTGAATTTGTGGgtgactgcttaccagaaaCAATGCCTTAAtataatctttgcacgttatagcacaTAGTAATTCTGAAAAATCGTGTATTTCGTAGGATGAGAAGCAAAAaattcacgctatacggtatcgaATATATAAAATGACCTCAAGGGAACACAGAACACAACAAAAACATAACATTAGTAACAGAGTTCAACAGTCTCTAGCTACCACTTGTACTTGAAGTTCATTTTGAGCAGGCACTTGACTCTTATCTGGCTCACATTATACAATGAACCTGTGATAAAGATTAACAAACTAGCCGATTAGATATTatattaatatacatgtagtctgtACAAAGTGTTTAACAtcctacacaacacacacacacacacacacacacacacacacacacacacacacccccacacacccacccacacactgacAATGAATAGGATACTCATTATAGAGTAGTGAGGTATTGTCGACGGCTGTGGAGGAGCCCTTGCCCATGGGGATGACCACACCCTCCTCAGTGGTCTTGTGGCCGTCAGTAGTGGGGGCGGTCCGACCCAGACCCTTGGTACTGTGCTTACCAGCTGGCAGCTTGTCTACATACttggagtgggtcagctcaTACCTGCACACACAGTAAAATAATTGATGCACAGGCACTTAAGTAGTGTACACTGTGATGAAactacctatatatatatatagcgtgtatatcgcatgcatgcattccgcgaaaacctttctaacggtcattccacAAAAGTTTATACCTTCAAAATAGACCTGCTATTAATACCTAATGCAGTTCAAGGTTATCATCTGTACTGTACCTAGAAATTTGCACTCACTGACAGATAATAAAAACAGATAATAAAAACAACACACAACCACAAAGATCAAAGCAAGTTCCCAAAACAAACAAAGGACTATTGTTACACACAATAGAGCACTGCCCTCTATAGGCTGCCAGTATCTAACCATGGAAACCAACTAAGTCATGACTGCACAGTGTTCAATGAGTACTGTACTACACTGCATGCAGGGAGACCAGAGGAGGCCCGACAACCATGCACCTGCCATACGTTTTTACTGAATCAGTCTTCAATAAAAGTTGCCTTTACAGAGAGGTTATTGAGAAAGTTAAAGCTCCTATTAACCTAACAGAACTAAGTCTAAGAGGAGTGCAACACATACCTTTAAAGGCAAGTTATATTAAAATGCTGATTCAACCAAAATAAATGTTAGGTGGTGCAGAGGTCTGACAAGACCTTCTCTGCTGAGAGACAGTACCGTAATTAAAAATTGTTTTACCCCCACCCACTGAAGCACAACCCTCACACCTTACACACCAATCACATGTCTCCGAGGGCAACCTCACAGAGGAGCATGAGTCCCTCGTTGTCAGAGCGAGAGGTGCTATAGTAATTGGCACTCTTGGAGACCATGTCTGCAAAGTACACCCCCTTCCCAAACATTTAGCCAGTCACTGGCGCCTCTGGTGAAGCTATTCGAAGACCCTGGGACAAAGTAAACAGTCAGAGATATTAGAAGCCATCACAGTGAAGAGTATAATGTAGACACTCACCAaatactgtgcatgcatacacagtaATACCACAACATACCTGGGATAGTATTCCCACAAAGTTGGTCTTCCTGGAGCCGTGCCAGAGCAGCTGTCTGTTGTGGAGCTTTGAGAATGGTTTGTATTTCTTCCCCTCTCCTTCTCTGTCCACTTTTGAACACCTCCAGCACCTCACGTGAGTACTGAGAGTGGGTGACCGCGTGAGTGTTGGACACGTACTCCTGCAGCATTGAGAACTCATCAGAGCCATTGGAcagcacctgtgtgtgtgtgtgtgtgtgtgtgtgtgtgtgtgtgtaggtgggggAGGTAACATTGTTATTACAACCACAGGTGCAGGTGCAGGAATATGAATATTATATATTCATGCTACTAAACAACATGTCTATGTTTATGCCTTCTTGACACAAGTTATTATAGATTCTGTGACATGATAAGGTACAGTACACAGAGATTACAATCAATGCAGAGGTGGTCCGACAGGCGCTGTGCAGCTCAAGCTGattaattatccgcccacatcgtatgtttttgctgagtgtaatcagaggctagttgcttgagctgcaccgcgcctgtcggacctcctctgcaaTCAATGAATGTACACATACTCACATCCATCTTGGTCTTGAGCTGCTCATAATGCAGGTCCAATGGGTCCTTCCCTCCACTCACACCATCCTCCTGTTTCAGTAGCGAGTAGGCCACCTCAATCTCCAGTAGATTATCCAACCTTTGTGTTTTTATCTTTATAACCTCCTCTGAGTTCAGTGGGGGTGGTTTCGTCATGCCAAAGTCATGTGGTACTAGAGTGTAGAATTTGTTAGTATAGTCGAGGATTTTGCTCGGATTCTGAGTCCCAACAATCTCTCGTTGTAGCTCAGAAAGGACAGAATATGCACTCTCTATCTGTCGCCGTGACAACTTGCCCAAAGGCATCTTCTTCATATCAATCTGTGGCAAACAAAGTGTATAGAATTGCAGTTCATATAAAACTAGCTTGTAATAGGACAATCCCTAGCTAAGACATggcttgtgcatgtacctataCGAGATCTTGTATGGGGAAATCGAGGGCTAGTTTATACTCTTTTAAGACCCACCTCAAACTCGAGCATAGCTTTCTTCATGCTCTCCACATCAAATATCATTCGAATGAGATCTTGTATCTCAGGGGCCAGTGTGGACTTTGAACCAGGAGCAATTCCCAGCTGTTGCCCAGTGTCCTCATCACCACCATAGTCTATCTCCAGGGGGTAGAACTAGCTAGGCCTCTTAACAAAGCTCTCTTTACTGGTGCCCCATGAATTGCCTGTCTTGTCTTGGTAGAGGAACTCAAAGTACTTCTTGGCAGCAGGTTTGGAGGCTCCAAAACTCTGTGAAGGATAAACAACAGTTATTTTCTAGTTTTCCATTGAGAAACAAATTTGCAGTAAGTATGCTGTCCTAAACCTTAAACAAAATATTGcttactgtatagcgggtagttTTCGTGGGATTATTTTCGCTGAcatccacgaaattttaacgtaggcgtgg is a genomic window of Halichondria panicea chromosome 15, odHalPani1.1, whole genome shotgun sequence containing:
- the LOC135349241 gene encoding ankyrin repeat and KH domain-containing protein mask-like, translated to MAELEPGPLYLACKNGHYQTVETLLNHGYNVNGIINNGLTPLMCACGYGHTDIAILLLSRGAQVNMQKNDGWSALMIASQNGHSDVVKVLIEKGAQVNMQMNDEWSALMMASQNGHSDVVKVLIEKGAQVNMQKNDGWSALMMASQNGHSDVVKVLIEKGAQVNMQMNDEWSALMMASQNGHSDVVKVLIEKGAQVNMQKNGGRSALMMASQNGHSDVVKVLIEKGAQVNMQLNIGRSALMLASQNGHSDVVKILIEKGTQVNMQSNDEWSALMIASHNGHSDVVKVLIENGAQVNMQMNDGGSALMIASQNGHSDVVKVLIEKGAQVNMQSIAGHTALIIASGKNALIVATEAGHAEIVELLLPYEHRDTNSSSSRSTDESSAKRVEKGENDTSLSKEVEAVTNTDALPTQDVQRTVSPSKQVNNHIKQKSPELSLKVLSMELKTVTDPIQLGVGLGVAQHHLEIIRKNNPQDIGQQQFDLFSFIAKNYMVLGITWERIADTLEELVGMGDLAQEIRKKFINFTQPGLSVVEAKLVEVNCFKERISEGLFIFKDKPIGSGAFGTVFRGELNGGCCAVKVLRSVADEIQTQLPTASLASTDSAERFRKECEFFESFQHPNIVRHLATKEYPKTNHLVLALELMDCNLRQYFTPQPDKEPIKLSLAIQTSLCHDIASALEYIHSRGVVHRDLCGENILLSCGGETPVAKVCDFGMSKITKSDTQSVSLQAFAHKGYMPPEATDMESSSYNSKFDIFSFGALMVQIVRHLPTIKDGKYRKYELKLINETHPIKELIIDCLNENRDDRPLAAQLKRRLA